GATCTAGGAATTATAGATTTTTTTGGAGTTTTGATAATATCTGTAACATTATTATTTTTTACTTTTTCATTAATCATAAAGTTATCAACCGATGAAAGTATATCTTTATTCTCTATACTTCCATTATTAATAAACTGATTAGCCAAAAATTGAATAGCATTTTTAATTTTTTCATTCTTTTCGGGTGTTGATTTAATTAAAATTGAATTTCCCCTTGAATATAAGCTGCAATTTGTAATTTTTTCTAATTCTTGTAAATTTTTATTAAATTCCCCAACAACACCCATTAACAAGTTATTGTCGTGAAATATAACGCTTAAAGAATTGTTATCTGAATAAACAAATTTTAAAGACTGATCGATATTTTTTTTAGTTATTCCACTCAAATTCTATGCAACCTTCTGATCCGAATTAGTTATAACTTCACCAAATAAAGTATTTCTATTAGTATCTTTAATTCTCACTTGCACTATTTTTCCAATATCATTCTTTTTACCATTAAAAATTACAGATGTCATATACTCAGATCTGCCAAAAGCTTTACTTTTATCGTCGGTTAAATTTTCAACCAAAACATCTATAACTTTTCCCTTCAATGAGTTGTTCATTTGGATTTGATTTTCGAATAAAATAGTTTGAATTTTTTCTAATCTTTCAAAAGAAATTTTTTTTTCAATTAAGTCTAAATTTTCAGCCACTGTTCCAGGTCTTGGGCTAAAGATGAAAGAGTAGGAGTTAATAAATTTAACCCTTTCAATTAAATTAAAGGTATCTTTAAAATCCTGATCTCCTTCACCGGGATAACCTATAATAAAATCACTTGAAAATTCTATCTTTGGATTAATTTCTTTTAATTTATCAAAAGTATTTAGATATTCCTCAATAGTATGTTTTCTATTCATTGAGTTTAAAATTTTATTAGATCCACTTTGGACAGGTAAATGCACAAGTGGCATTAACTTTTTTGAGGTTTTATATACTTCAATCAAATCCTCTGTCATATCTTTTGGGTGAGATGTTGTGTATCTAACTCTTTTAATTTCAGATATTTTTTCAATATTTAAAATCAAATCTGATAGTCTGAATCCTTCATTATCATAAGCATTTACATTTTGACCAAGTAAAATTATTTCTTTTGCACCATTATCAGCTAAATATTTTGCTTCATCCAAAATTTGTTTAAATGGTCGAGAATATTCTGGTCCTCTTGTATATGGGACCACACAAAAATGACAAAACTTATCACATCCTTCTTGAATAGTTAAAAAAGATGAAACTTTTCCAGCTTCATTTTTTATTTTGCTTAAATATTTAAATTTAGAAACTGCATCAAACTCAGTCTCTTCTATCTTTTTCTTTTTTTTAATATAATTTAAAATTGTATCATTAATTTTATGATAAGCTTGAGGACCAATTACTAAATCTATGTAAGGTTCTCTTTTAAGCATTTCTTGGTTTTCTGCTTGAGCAACACACCCTGCAATAATTACTAATGGTTTTTTTTTAGATCTAAAAATTTTTTTTACTCTACCTATTTCGTGATAAACTTTTTCTTTTGCTTTATCCCTAATGTGACATGTGTTTAATAGATAACAGTTTGCCTCTTCATATTTTTCTGTTTTTTCATAACCAATTTTTTTAACTGAATCATATATCCTATTAGAGTCATACTCATTCATTTGACATCCAAAAGTTTTAATAAATATTTTTTGATTCATAATTATTGGGATTTTTTCTTAACCCCATATAATTCTAATTTATGGTCTACTAATTTATATCCATATTTTTCTGCAACTTTTTTTTGCAACTTTTCAATTTCTTCGTCTACAAATTCTATGATTTCACCAGTTTTCACATCTATTAAATGATCGTGATGGCCTTCATTAAGCTCTTCATATCTAGCTTTTCCACCTTTAAACTCATGCTTTGTTAATATTCCAGACTCTTCAAATAGTTTTACCGTTCTATAAACAGTTGCAATACTTATTTTTGCATCAATTTTAGATACTCTATTATAAAGCTCATCTACATCCGGGTGGTCAGAAGACTCCGACATTACTTGTGCAATTACCCTTCTTTGATCAGTTAATTTAACTCCTTTTGCTATACATTTTTGCTCTATTGTTTCTGACATAAAATAATTTTAACTTAAATAAATAGGGTTAATCAAATTTTTTTTAATATTAAATTTATCGCACAAATGAGGGATATTTTCGTATTTTATGTCTTTTTCACCTTTAAAATCTTGAATGCTGTAACAATAGTAATCAATATTATTAGTTAAATTAAACGCTTTCACTATAGATAACGAATTTCTGATTCCCGCAAAGCTTCCTGGACCCCTATTTAAGTAAATTGTATTTATATCTTTTAATTTTAATTGATGAGAATTTAAAAAATCATTAATAATTAAAGTTAATTTTTCATAATTAATTTTAGTATTCTCTTTAGTAATATTATAAATATCATTGTTAGTAATGATCATTAAAAAAATTTTTTCACCTGCAACATCAATTATCAGTTTATTCATAATTTTTTTATTTTCTAATATCAGTTCTAAATCAGATGAAAATAATAGTAAATATTATTCTAATGATGAAGGAATTCTGTCAATAATGTATCACCGTTTTAATGAAAACAAATACCCTTCAACAAATATTAAAATGGAAATATTTAGGGAACATATAGATATTATTAGAAAATCAAATTTTGATTTTCACAATCCAAATAATTTTGAGGAACAATTTAATATACCAAAATCAAAAAAAGAAATTCTCATAACTATCGATGATGCCTTTGAATCTTTTTATACTGAAGCATGGCCTTATCTAAAAGAAAATAAAATTCCATTTATTTTATTTGTTTCAACTGAGCCTGTAGGTAAAAGAGGTTATATGACTTGGAAACAAATTAAAGAAATCGAAAGTAATGATTTTGCGGTCATAGGACACCATTCTCATACACATGAATATCTTATAGATGTAAGCAATGAAGAGTTTATTTTAGATATTGAAACAGCTAATAAAATTTTTCTACGAGAAATTGGTTATATCCCTAGTCTATTTTCATATCCGTTTGGTGAATACTCTAAATTCATGAGAGATTATATATCTAAAAATTTCAAATATGCTTTTGGTCAGCATTCTGGCGTCATTGATTTAAATAAAAATAAATTTGAACTACCTAGATTTCCAATTAATGAAAAATATGGTGAATTAAAAAGATTTAAATCAATAATAAATTATTTTCCCCTTGAATATAAAAAAATATTTCCTGAGGAAAAACAACTATTCGAAAACACAAACCCTCCAAGTTTCAAAGTCGAATTTTTCAATGAACAAAAAAATTTATCAAATATTAATTGTTATTCTAATGAGGGAAATGTCTGGGAAAAATCAAAAGTCAACTTTGTTAAAAACTCTTTAACAATAGAATTTAGAGAACCATTCAAACCAAGAAGGGGTAGAATTAATTGTTCTCTGAATGATAATGGAAAATGGAGATGGTTTGGTATTCAATTCCCTATTAAAGAAAATTAAATCAAACTTTCTAAATCTTTGCTTGAAGGTAACAATCTCGCCTCATCAAAATCTTTTAAGTTATTCTGTTCAATAATTTTTTGTAAAACCTCAACATATTGGCTTCCTGTTTCTGCATATTTATCTAAATATTTAGACAAAACTAAACTATCTAAAGGTTTATTTTGATTTCTAAGTTGTGATCTAGCTTTTCTTAAATTTTTATACGTTGAGTGTGTATTTAAATTTCTTAGATATGCTCTTACAGATAATTGTAAACTATGAAATTTCATAACTTTATGATCTTTACCTTCATCAGCATTTTTTGGTTTTAATCCTTCTCCAGACCAAGTCCATTGTCCAAATAAAGCATTTCCCTTTAAAGCAAATCTTGAGGTGCCCCATCCTGTCTCTTTAGCTGCTTGAGCTATTGCTAATGAAACTGGTATCTCATCCATTCTTACTTTTAGAGTTGATAAATCATTTTTTCTTACACCATATTGTTTATATTTTTTTTCTAACCACTTTTTTTCAATATCAGTGTTGCTATTTTTATTTAAAATTGTGAATAATCTTTTTCTATCAACTCTAATTTTATTGTTTTCCTTAACTATTAAAGGGAGAACAATTTTTATAAACATATCTTTTCTTTTTTTAGTGTTTCCAATGTTTTTAATTTCATTCGGTAGAAGACCAATATCTATTGGTTTTACTAATTTTGTGTCTCTTACATCTTTTAAATTATAATTTACCTCTTTAAATAATGAATCAATCTCAGATGTTGTATATCTGACTAAATTAATCTCAGAATTATTTTCTTCTAAAATATCATATAATAAATCTCTCTCATCAGTGTCTGCTGTTAAGTCTTCCTCAATTAATTTATCTTTATTTAAAGTATTATTTAAAATATTTTTTGAATTATTAGTAAATTCTTTGTTATTAAAATTTTTATCTGTAAAATTAATAATTATCGGCGCTGCATAAAAGAATGAAATTACAATAAAAGAACTTAAAAAAAACCGTGAAACTATATTAAAGCTTTTATTTTTTAAAAAACCTGATTTTTTAAATTTTTTCATAATTAATT
Above is a genomic segment from Candidatus Pelagibacter sp. FZCC0015 containing:
- a CDS encoding peptidase M22 — encoded protein: MIITNNDIYNITKENTKINYEKLTLIINDFLNSHQLKLKDINTIYLNRGPGSFAGIRNSLSIVKAFNLTNNIDYYCYSIQDFKGEKDIKYENIPHLCDKFNIKKNLINPIYLS
- a CDS encoding polysaccharide deacetylase family protein; this encodes MIIKKIFSPATSIISLFIIFLFSNISSKSDENNSKYYSNDEGILSIMYHRFNENKYPSTNIKMEIFREHIDIIRKSNFDFHNPNNFEEQFNIPKSKKEILITIDDAFESFYTEAWPYLKENKIPFILFVSTEPVGKRGYMTWKQIKEIESNDFAVIGHHSHTHEYLIDVSNEEFILDIETANKIFLREIGYIPSLFSYPFGEYSKFMRDYISKNFKYAFGQHSGVIDLNKNKFELPRFPINEKYGELKRFKSIINYFPLEYKKIFPEEKQLFENTNPPSFKVEFFNEQKNLSNINCYSNEGNVWEKSKVNFVKNSLTIEFREPFKPRRGRINCSLNDNGKWRWFGIQFPIKEN
- the miaB gene encoding tRNA (N6-isopentenyl adenosine(37)-C2)-methylthiotransferase MiaB translates to MNQKIFIKTFGCQMNEYDSNRIYDSVKKIGYEKTEKYEEANCYLLNTCHIRDKAKEKVYHEIGRVKKIFRSKKKPLVIIAGCVAQAENQEMLKREPYIDLVIGPQAYHKINDTILNYIKKKKKIEETEFDAVSKFKYLSKIKNEAGKVSSFLTIQEGCDKFCHFCVVPYTRGPEYSRPFKQILDEAKYLADNGAKEIILLGQNVNAYDNEGFRLSDLILNIEKISEIKRVRYTTSHPKDMTEDLIEVYKTSKKLMPLVHLPVQSGSNKILNSMNRKHTIEEYLNTFDKLKEINPKIEFSSDFIIGYPGEGDQDFKDTFNLIERVKFINSYSFIFSPRPGTVAENLDLIEKKISFERLEKIQTILFENQIQMNNSLKGKVIDVLVENLTDDKSKAFGRSEYMTSVIFNGKKNDIGKIVQVRIKDTNRNTLFGEVITNSDQKVA
- a CDS encoding glucosaminidase domain-containing protein codes for the protein MKKFKKSGFLKNKSFNIVSRFFLSSFIVISFFYAAPIIINFTDKNFNNKEFTNNSKNILNNTLNKDKLIEEDLTADTDERDLLYDILEENNSEINLVRYTTSEIDSLFKEVNYNLKDVRDTKLVKPIDIGLLPNEIKNIGNTKKRKDMFIKIVLPLIVKENNKIRVDRKRLFTILNKNSNTDIEKKWLEKKYKQYGVRKNDLSTLKVRMDEIPVSLAIAQAAKETGWGTSRFALKGNALFGQWTWSGEGLKPKNADEGKDHKVMKFHSLQLSVRAYLRNLNTHSTYKNLRKARSQLRNQNKPLDSLVLSKYLDKYAETGSQYVEVLQKIIEQNNLKDFDEARLLPSSKDLESLI
- a CDS encoding Fur family transcriptional regulator — protein: MSETIEQKCIAKGVKLTDQRRVIAQVMSESSDHPDVDELYNRVSKIDAKISIATVYRTVKLFEESGILTKHEFKGGKARYEELNEGHHDHLIDVKTGEIIEFVDEEIEKLQKKVAEKYGYKLVDHKLELYGVKKKSQ